A stretch of DNA from Diospyros lotus cultivar Yz01 chromosome 14, ASM1463336v1, whole genome shotgun sequence:
aagaaatgataaaaagaactaacaaataaaaataattttttattgatccACTTAGAAGTAAGAACACAAATAGTTGTTAAGTGACACCCCTTAAGGTAAGCATGGGCTGCGAAGGCCAAACCATTGACTCTCTGAGAGTATAATAGTGCAAATTTTGGTCTAATCCGATCttattttagtttagtttttggttcaaaaaatagtaatttttaatttcgaTTCAATTCGATTCGGACCCAAAactaaatatacatatattcatatacACATAGACTACAAAACTTAAATATAGGTTATAACTCATTAATgatcatttattaaaaatttaaatacttaaaaatgTACTTTTTAATTGGGTAATACTAAACAttgttttttaagttttaataatgcaacttttttttaaacaatatgcataattttttgttcCAAAACAATTTTAGTGGTTGATAAAATGTTgcaaattattattaactaataaaattattttaaaattaaaaacaatgcATCTTATCTAAAAGGCTTAATATATATGGCGTttcttcaaaataataaaaaaaaatgatattcgATCCTTGATGTGTAGAACATCAACGATTTTGTAtctgaattattaaaaaatttgttttaagttCTTATCTTGACGAAATGTTAGCGTATGTGTGAATGCGTTAGTTTCGACGAGTGACAGGCCACATGAATGATCAAGTACcagtatttgaataaattaattactctcttaacaattaaaaaatctaTCATTTGATCCctaatatgtaaaattttaaaatcttatatctcaattattaaaaattattattttaagttcttATCTTAATTGGAAGTGAATATAGTTATTATTTATGCCACGTAGAATGTACAagtaaaaaaagagaaattgctATGTCATAAAAAATGTGATGCCAACGAGGcacattatattaaaatttagctcaATGATAAAAGACCAAATTAcctacaattttaaaaaaatttaaattccaaataaataaatgctaaacatctaaggttgcgttctctttactttttaatttttaattttgagttttgaattcattttcaattttctgttttgatagtctatttttaaaaaattgaaaatgcgttctctttatcattttgaaaatctattttttaaaatagaaaattagaaaacgcgttctctttgaaattttaaaaataaatttttaatgatattttatttaataaatttgattattcagtaaattaaaaatatttaatgttaatatattattaaaaaatatttacattttaaagttaatgaattttgtaatattttttcctattataataataaaatacaaataaataaatgtgttttgagttttgagtttgttttaaatgaaaacactcaaaacaactttttgttgttttgagttttctttacatttttttttgtttttaaaaatgcatttttaaaaacagtaaaaagaacgcgttttcattattttagaaaattgaaaactaaaaatgatttgaaaacaacaaagaaaacgcAGCCTAAATCTTTGAATCgctaacaaaaaaatatattatattttctattctcAATAACAAAATATGATAGAACTAAtctccattatttttttttattaaactcGGTTTCATtgctttctcattctcttatttctatcatttttagTGTTTCAGGATAAGGACTTAAAGCgacaatttttaataattgagatgcaaaattttgacattttgtatattaaggatcaaaagtcttatttttttaattattgagaaagcACAACAAAGCAATTAATCTATTCAAATACCATCAATTTGTTATCCACGCAGCGTGTTACTTATAAAAACAGATGAGTTCATACATGAGTTAAAGTTCTATCATGGTAATgacataaaacaataatttttaataagcGAGATGCAAAATTTTGACATTGTgcatatcaaaaataaaaaattatattttttaattgttaaaaagagcataaaatatattaagtcTATGTAAAAATGAAGTGCATTTATTGAAACTTAACTATTGTGATAATAATTTTAGgacattattttttagtaattaagtttataaattatattgtttttaaattttaggaCATTAACTATTgtgataaataaatgagttaTTAAGTTTGCATATGATCaaactacataaaaaaaatattattttgattttaaattttaatcttgtaatattatcttttatatgttttcatcttaattaaatattacaaGTTATTcgatattattttttctttttcgatTGAGTTTGGGAGTTCGGGTTTGGGTCGGGATACATGCCATTAGTTACTAATCATGGTTAAATTTGACTCCTTGGGTTGGGATACATGGCATTAGTTACTAACCATGGTTAAATTTGACTCCTTTGAAGTTGCAATGTTTAACCTGtttgtgacaaaaaaaaaattgttcacCGGCGATTACCGGTTATTGCGGTGGAAACCTTCCGCCACCACTGCACACGGTGGCGATGTAATGATATCAATCAATCcctacagagagagagagagagagaattagggtTCTTAAATCATGGATTCCGCTACTTCGATTGCTTTCCTCTTCGTCTGATTCAAGGCTACgcatatagatatatgtatatatctctctctttctctctctctctctctctctctctatatatatatatatacacacacacatatccaGCGTATATATGGCTACTGGAGGCGGTGACATCTCTTTCGAAGACGAAGAATCCAGTGAAGCAATGGCGCAGGAGCTCTCCCGCAAGAGGCGCCGCCGCCGCTGCTGCTTCCGCATTCCTTGCTTCCGAAGCGCAAAGCGATCGCCAGTCGTCGGACAGGTCGCGCGGACTGCGGAGAGCGACGAGAACTGGTGGATCAGCGCACTGAAGAAGCTCCGCGAGTGGTCGGAGATCGTCGCGGGGCCGCGCTGGAAGACGTTCTTGCGCCAATTTAATCTGAGCAGGAGCGGCCGCGGCCGCGGCCGCGGCGCTGGCAAGCGGAAGGCTAGATTTCAGTACGATCCTCTCAGCTACTCCCTCAACTTCGACGACGGCCCGGGGCAGAACCGCGATTTCGACGAGGAGTACGGGTCCCGTACCTTCTCGGTGAGGTTCGCGGCCATCCCGACGTCGGCGAAGTCGTCGGCAGATTTCGGGAAGAACGTGACGGCCCGGGCAAATTAAGGCCGGTGTTCGAATTCCGGAAACGTCGATGACGACGGCGAACATCATCGCCGGTCCTCCCTATCTCCCCTTTCTGCTTTGaactttatatatttgatttgattctgAGTATTATGGTAGGAATATATTATGTGTAACTATAGATTGATTGATGTCGTGCATATTATCATATAGTTAAAAGTTGATGATAGTGAGACATGAGAATGCCTCTAGGATCTCTAGCTACCTAGGGTTTGATTTTCGATTCAAAATTTGGATTGACTTATGTCTCGTGAAACGAGATTAAACTTCAATGATCCAATAAAACTTAGTTATTTTCGTATATTTTTGAATGTCATAATTTTTGTCGAACTAGGTGATCGATCGAGTTTGGAGGAAATCTACATAAATGGGGGAAATTTCACTATCGCCTCTTCCTTAATCTTCTTAGCAAGGAAGGGGGCAATGAGGGAATTTTTTTCTCCCTCGGGGGTGTTTCGCTAATTTCAttggttaaaaaattattattttaaaatatctattagTATTTGTTTTCATGTTCCACAAAAGATTTCAcacttttagattttttttcggTGTAGGGAATAAttgatgtaaaataaaaatgagtccTAATAAAATTGGGgtgggtctttttttttttatatacttttgaaaaaaaaaaaattaaaacaaaagagtattttttttgtttagtagATACATAAAAAAGATTAAAGATGTTAAAGATGTATGGGTGATAGTTGAAAATTAGGTTTGGCCCCAAAGTGATAGTGTAATATCCAAAATTTTAGAGgtaattgataattattaattctgatGTTTTAGAGTGAACggtgatttatgaaatattggtgacttaaaaataataataataataataaaaatataataacaattaatatgctcatatataatataaaataattaaataagggaAGTGTTTGCAATTTGGAGAAGTTGCTATGCGTGAATTGCTTTCAATTGAAATaagtgaaatatatatatacgtatataatATTAACATATACTATATTAATGGCAAAATACTTGATATTGGCATATTAATATAGAGGCAAGGCGCAGCCACGCGTCCAAGTCATTGGAAATTAAGTATGGCTGGCCTAGGGATGTGTGAGTGGCTTGGCTACCAAGCTTTGCTTGCCAATTTAAAGGCCATTTTGGCCAGTGTGTTGGCGTGAAGCAGAGAAGAAAATAGATGAGGAAGGAGAGGAAACTTTGGGAGCAAGGGGAGTTCGGCCAACagcgcgaggaagaagaagaagaagaagaagaaaaaatggaggagaagaaggaaagaagggagaagaagcagCGCGCGCAGGGAGCAGTGGGCGcgggaaggaggagaagaagaagaagaaaatgaagtgaagaaagaaaggaaaagaaaataaggaaaataaaaggattttggaatttttcggcatagaaagtgatcaggtacgtgagtaaaaattagtagaaacatgatatgtttaaattataaattttacgtgattagaattaattaatttaagtctcggttgtgttatttgctaggaaatgttttaatttgcatcgggagcacaagagaggctgaaagcAGCCGATTTCAGGCAAGCTCATAACCCTTTCCTGGCGTTATTTATTTCCTgtgaaagtctttgaggtttcttgtactctaaaccctcTCTCACCTTGATTCGGTGTcacacattaataataatattcagcatggcaaccaccctatgatttatatgttattaatgAGGTTATTTTCGATGGAATAAGTTAAGCAAAGTTATCTTAGTATCTTTCTTTTTGATCGTTACGGAGCTTTGTATCGCTCCATTtaccttgggaatgatgctgaacacgttggggttaggttcttagagaaattggttatggtcagaattaggagaatgtgctaaagagtctattatgtgtgttgagatggtttttatgaatgaggaagaatgagaatgatatcatgatgttatgtggttatgtacatgaagagttttggagaaatgttatgtaatgttaagtttatagGCTATAAAAGTTAATGGTGTcggtaagtgtgtctaagggtatgggtacaaagccactgactgttgatcgtgggtcgtggcagttgatggctggatgtatgggcgccagtcatcggttgttacgataagcgctagacggccagaagagctggtactccagattcccgacttggtttgtgcatttcattatgtgtgtactacaaatggctgagttgcattcacgtggggacatgctctGTGTGTAATGGGATATGTGAGCATTTACATGACTTGGTTGGTCTAAGAGtcaatttgggtaccctaggtgaGTATATGCATTTAGAGGCATCTCGCATGggtgaattcttatgtgggcattagcatggcctaatgcttggtttatgggggccttgtcatcacgtttatgctacaaaagtcgttgcatttcttatttgttgcatgttGAGAATGTGCGTTTTAGGTGATAAGTATGGGTGGTAGGCGTGGTCacagtaagaccttggggtgagatcCACGGCGGCGTGGTCCAtgataagaccttggggtgagacccacggcagcataaagaccttggggtgagacccacggcaacttaaagaccttggggtgagacccacggcaacagattATGATGTGAGCGACAGGAATGAGCATGTAAGGAAGATGGAatggtagcctataaaaggctgtcAACAGGTATGTATGCGGGACtcgggtgccaatgtgtgacttatgtgggcccctggttccttatgtgcagttaactttatgttatgcatgtaaaAGTAAGGTACATGTGAATCATGGtatggtgtggttgcattggcatgaattgcatggggtgttatgggaagagtcctacCCTAAACCCTCAACcttcctttcatgagcttgctgagtctcgcgactcatgtttgttttacatcattccagatcagcatatcctgagatcgcaTGTACGTTCATCgaggtttgggtccagaccgtcaagtcatgatagcaagtgcagagctctcccaaaactagatcctgggcAGTTATCGAGTCTTtgataaggttaatgtttacgttTTCAGAGATTatcgtatgttatgtaagcccaggtgggcccaagtaatagatgattttgaaaaatgattatgaggtgtgaaatgataaaagaatatgattttaataaaaaaatttcatgagttgtagttgtgtgttgttcggtatcattttagtaatgaccctctcacgggtCTTCTTGGTGCACGGGGGTTCTgagaggcgggccgttacatatAGCTTG
This window harbors:
- the LOC127791021 gene encoding uncharacterized protein LOC127791021; translated protein: MATGGGDISFEDEESSEAMAQELSRKRRRRRCCFRIPCFRSAKRSPVVGQVARTAESDENWWISALKKLREWSEIVAGPRWKTFLRQFNLSRSGRGRGRGAGKRKARFQYDPLSYSLNFDDGPGQNRDFDEEYGSRTFSVRFAAIPTSAKSSADFGKNVTARAN